One region of Natronorubrum aibiense genomic DNA includes:
- a CDS encoding FtsZ/tubulin family protein translates to MQLEVVGLGGAGCRLADAIRATAPVDRAFLTDVFAFDTDEATLQETVIPESHRAQYGQGTALEGSTGLDGDLDQGFEAGQAVVDDLLKVRERANSTTPDAILVTVGLGGTTGGPTAPALIAALQRSVDAPVYVLATLPADREFDPDAAAADRGPHTGVTANTGGDEPPRPAAASHAIRTLEALEGVASAIVLFDNEAWLRPGETLADSRTRSNRELATRVAAVFAGSGGDSAGPVAQTVVDASDIERILGTESAIVSLGYGEQTVETTSSRFGLGLLPTERDVETSEAVSAVETVVRKGIYGKLSFECEPETADRGLLIVGGPPAWLNRRAIAGGRRELQATVGGTGVLGGDAPRPDGEAVFAAVVLAGVETERLERLRTLAD, encoded by the coding sequence ATGCAACTCGAGGTAGTCGGACTCGGTGGCGCGGGCTGTCGGCTCGCCGACGCGATTCGGGCCACAGCGCCGGTAGATCGCGCGTTTCTCACTGACGTCTTCGCGTTCGATACGGACGAAGCGACGCTTCAGGAGACCGTTATTCCGGAGTCACATCGCGCCCAGTACGGTCAGGGGACCGCCCTCGAGGGGTCGACTGGGCTCGACGGCGATCTCGATCAGGGCTTCGAGGCCGGTCAGGCGGTCGTCGACGATCTCCTCAAGGTCCGCGAACGCGCGAACTCGACGACGCCGGACGCGATTCTCGTCACGGTCGGCCTCGGTGGCACGACCGGCGGGCCGACGGCACCCGCGCTGATCGCCGCGCTCCAGCGGAGCGTCGACGCGCCGGTGTACGTTCTCGCAACGCTGCCGGCCGATCGGGAGTTCGATCCGGACGCCGCAGCGGCCGACCGTGGGCCACACACAGGAGTGACCGCAAACACCGGAGGCGACGAGCCACCGCGGCCGGCCGCGGCATCACACGCGATCCGGACGCTCGAGGCCCTCGAGGGTGTTGCGAGCGCGATCGTGCTGTTCGACAACGAGGCGTGGCTTCGCCCCGGCGAGACGCTCGCAGACTCACGGACGCGGTCCAATCGAGAGCTGGCGACTCGAGTCGCAGCCGTCTTCGCCGGCAGCGGCGGCGACTCAGCGGGCCCCGTCGCCCAGACCGTCGTCGACGCGAGCGATATCGAGCGCATCCTCGGTACCGAGTCGGCCATCGTCAGCCTCGGCTACGGCGAGCAAACAGTCGAGACGACCAGTTCGCGATTCGGTCTCGGCCTCCTGCCAACCGAACGAGACGTCGAGACGAGCGAGGCCGTCAGCGCCGTCGAGACCGTCGTCAGAAAGGGAATTTATGGGAAGCTCTCCTTCGAGTGCGAGCCCGAGACGGCCGATCGCGGCCTGCTGATTGTCGGTGGGCCGCCAGCCTGGCTCAACCGGCGGGCGATCGCCGGAGGCCGACGGGAACTCCAAGCAACCGTCGGTGGCACCGGCGTACTGGGCGGCGATGCGCCCCGACCCGACGGTGAGGCCGTCTTCGCCGCGGTCGTGTTGGCCGGCGTCGAGACGGAACGACTCGAGCGGCTGCGGACGCTGGCCGACTGA
- the endA gene encoding tRNA-intron lyase produces the protein MTLEGRFDEAAGVVRVSGDARQRYHDSRGYGYPLEGNEIALAPVEAAHLLYRGDLGAVVTESGERLEFRSFMAREPGEKFGVRFLVYADLRERGFYLAPAREPWVDPPDGEADFAVFPRGKGPGDGEIEYVMRVLGERTDVPTAELETGVLAVVDEESEITYFEVSERDPSGSSTAALPEGCDADLLEDRVVVWEPPLELYEHGFYGQPLEGREYDEPTLQCSLLEAASLAERGVIDLEPETVRKRGREVEGERFTRRLAVYTALRERDVVPKTGYKFGADFRTYADVESVENLGHSELLVRVHPDDHVFEPRDLALDVRLAHGVRKTMVFALVADDGAIDWWSIERLTP, from the coding sequence ATGACACTCGAGGGGCGGTTCGATGAAGCGGCGGGCGTCGTCCGCGTGAGCGGCGACGCACGCCAGCGCTATCACGATTCGCGGGGGTATGGCTATCCGCTCGAGGGCAACGAGATCGCACTGGCACCCGTCGAAGCGGCCCACCTGCTCTATCGGGGCGATCTCGGAGCAGTCGTCACCGAGTCGGGCGAGCGACTCGAGTTTCGCTCGTTTATGGCCCGCGAACCCGGCGAGAAGTTCGGCGTCCGATTCCTCGTCTACGCCGACCTGCGCGAGCGCGGCTTCTACCTCGCGCCGGCCCGCGAGCCGTGGGTCGACCCACCCGACGGCGAGGCAGATTTCGCGGTGTTCCCCCGCGGGAAAGGTCCCGGCGACGGCGAGATCGAGTACGTCATGCGCGTGCTCGGCGAACGAACCGACGTCCCGACGGCCGAACTCGAGACCGGCGTGCTCGCCGTCGTCGACGAGGAAAGCGAGATTACCTACTTCGAGGTCTCGGAGCGCGATCCCTCGGGGTCGTCGACAGCGGCGCTGCCCGAGGGCTGTGACGCCGACCTGCTCGAGGACCGCGTCGTCGTCTGGGAGCCCCCGCTCGAACTCTACGAGCACGGCTTCTACGGCCAGCCACTCGAGGGACGGGAATACGATGAACCCACGCTCCAGTGTTCGCTGCTCGAGGCGGCTTCCCTCGCCGAACGCGGCGTGATCGACCTCGAGCCGGAGACGGTCCGAAAGCGGGGCCGGGAGGTCGAAGGCGAACGCTTCACCCGTCGACTGGCGGTCTACACCGCCCTGCGAGAGCGCGACGTCGTCCCCAAGACGGGCTACAAGTTCGGCGCAGATTTCCGGACGTACGCCGACGTCGAGTCTGTCGAGAACCTCGGCCACTCCGAGTTGTTGGTCCGGGTCCATCCCGACGACCACGTCTTCGAGCCGCGCGACCTCGCCCTCGACGTTCGCCTGGCCCACGGGGTTCGCAAGACGATGGTGTTCGCCCTCGTCGCCGACGACGGCGCGATCGACTGGTGGTCGATCGAGCGACTGACGCCCTGA